The following is a genomic window from Anopheles aquasalis chromosome 3, idAnoAquaMG_Q_19, whole genome shotgun sequence.
TTGCACATAAAGAAGCACCTAATATGGAAGATTTGCGATAAATCCGCTGCCCCCTGTCAACCAGTCTCCGGTGACAGGAACATAAGCTATAAGGGAAGCGCTGTGGTGCAAGAAATCAACAAAGACTGAGAACCTGTCTCGAGATGATCCTCGCTTTCTCCCAGTAAGCGCACTTGAAGAAACACATTGACCTGTGTTTCGAGCGACACAATTCTGACCGCATCCTACGGCATTGCCGAAAAGATGCTTtccctccgatccgatcgaacgGTACCACGTCGCAGATGTCAgggatgctgcagcacaacCGTAATGCATCAATTAAGGACGTACAAGCACGAGTGGTGTTGTTCtgttcgattttcttttttccactcGAAAGAACCGATCATACATGATCGCTAGAGTGTAAGGAATTGGTTGGTGCTGACCCGGCACACAGGAAACAGGACGAGCTGGCGGGAGTGAAAGGTTCCCTCTTTGCGCTAGCGCGGTGATAGGCGAGATGGCAAGTAACGCATAACGGGTTACCgcatttggtttgcttttttattggtGGCCTCGGTGTTGgttttggcttttgttttgtccatCACTTTACATGCCCAACATTCAGGCCATTTCGCAGAACGTTCTCCTTTCAGAAACGCGCGTAGCCGCGCGTACGAGATGTAGAATGCGTAGGGGTGACGATGATCGAGTTTCCCCAATTATCCGTATTCTCTCGTGTTGCCCGGTGCTACCGGTTCCCATCGCTCACGTAAAGATGGGCCTAATTATTTCCATCTCCCTATCAAATTCCCATCAGCGAAATGCAGGTCACAAGTGAAAGGTTTGACCGATGCACTTTATCGACAGCCATGGGGCCTCTTTCAGTTCTGTAAGATAGTTCTGCCAACTCATTCTCAACCCATCAGGCAGATTTGGAATTTAATTAGCCTCATTTCCAAAACCATTCACTTACAGCTTGCATCTGTTTTTTGACTGCATTCATGGAGTGGACGCTGCCTCGTTTGCGCTGCCTTAATAAAAGAGCTTTCATCTTATCCTTATTGTGTTCCTTGAAAGGCACGATCGTAttttaatttgttgttttcttaaTTATGACCCGTTCAAGAaccattcgtttttttttattaatcaaGCCAAAATATCAGAGATTCAGGAGATATGACATATCGTGCATCATACACGGGTCAGTGCTCTCGGGGGAAGGAGAAAACATCCGGTGAACGAAGCGGAGAAGTGTGGGACGGACAACGGCGAAAAAGGGCATCACGTCAGACGGACGCAATCATAAATGTTATCTACAAGCACAGATAACTTGTCGTTGACTGCTTATAATGAAAAACACTTATCAGATAGCACATTCACGACATCGTTCACGAACAGAAGGAACAAAAGAGGACCCAAAAGGTCCACCCAAAGGGAATTCAAAGGTGCTAAAGAACGGCTCAAATAACGTTTTATCGAAAACTCACTttataaaatcaataaatgaaACTATTGTACaaagttgaatgaaattgctagttttcttttttaaaatatcttaTCACAATAAAGCTTTCTTTAACTTCGAGATAGCAGATCGATATTAGATTCCCGTTTCAGTTTCATTGTCGCAACCGTTTTTAAATAGAATTTTATGCTGGAATGCGATAACCGATCCCCAGGTTGAACGCTGCTGTCATCATCAGTAGTAATCGTAAACCAAAATGCAGATTTCAACAGCTTATTATTAAGACGTGTGCCAGCACCAAACCACTCGCCCATCACTCGAACACTTCCGTCACGCCACCCGCTTCGGCGCGTTTCTTGCTTTCGATCGCTTTCCGCACAAACTGGAAGTCGAACCCATCCCAACCATTGCGAGGGTTACCGGGCACGGGTTTGGCGGTGGTCGGAATGGTTAACACCAGGTACGGTGGATGTTCGACCGTGAGCACCTTCTCCAGCGGAATCGGTGTCGTGGTTACCGGGATCGGTGGACTCGTTGCTAGCACCACAGGATCAAGCGTGATCTTGTGGCGCGCCAGGAACTCGTCCAGTGGCTGGGGAGAAGGTTGCACCGGGGGGAGTGTCGCTCCGGATGGTGGTATATCTGGTTCGCTTAAGCTTGCCGGATTCCGAGGATGGAAGGAGCCTGGCTGCCAGTTATCGGATGAATCCGCTGAATCGTACCGTTGGTCCTGCTCATTGTCCGGTTCCGGGTGTCTTCCAACCGGCGTTGGCTGATGATCGATGCTCCCTTCCCTCATTCGTCCCTGTTGAGCAGCCGCCAGGTTCATATGATCTTCGTTGGGCGGATACATGTAGTAGTGGATGTAGTTGTAGTAATTGTTGCCGTAGATTTTCGTCAAGTAGCtgggctgctggtgatcgTCGTCAGCCATCAGCGGAGGATGTTGATTGTCCGCCAGCGGCATAGCTGGCACGACCGTTGTGGTGATGATTTGACCCGGTGTGGTACCCGGAGTGCTATCATCCACCTGGATTGACATCTGGGAAATGCGCTTGTTGTAGCGTTGCACAAGATCGTCGTAGGTACGCGAGAGATTGTTCGATTGATTGCGTAACAACTGGATCTCATCGTTGACCTTTGCCACCAGCTTCTGAAACTCGGCCAGACTGATTTGCCGCTTGGGAGATGGCTTGACCGTGGTGGAGGTCGCGCTGGTTACACCTGGTGCAATGTTCCGCGCGATATCACTTCCAGGCTCGATCGACCGCTCGGTACTGGTCGATTTGGTGCTTTGATGGTTCGCAAAGTTTGTAGCTTTGGTTGTCGAGAGCGTATTGCtgttactactgctactgctactgctacgagTACTACTACTAATGGTTTTATTACTGTTACTGCTACTAAAACTGGTCAATGTGGTGTTTGagatgccgatggtgatggtggaggttCTTGGGGTAACGTTGTCCTGTTGCATCCTTTCGACACTCTGGGTCTTTAACTCCTCGAGCATGTTTTCGCTGTCACCGAGCACAAAGACCGCTAGTAAGACACAGAGTGTTATCTGATACAGCGTTCTCACCACTAACTCCTGTACGTGTAAAGTAATAGAAACAATAGAACACAGAACAGTGTATTATGTAAATGAACACAGAACAAATTCTGGCGGATTGCTTACCATAACTCGATCGATAAAACAAACCCGCAAACACTTGAGCGTTGTGTGCGAAAGTGATTACAACAACAGAATGAGGGACCAATTGTTGTTCGTGATCGTCCGCGGTGTGTCGAAGGAGAAAACCGAACGCAACCATCCGAACacgagcgatcgcgatcgtgctttCTCCGGCCGAGCACCCggcataaagcataaagccGACGACACGGATACGAACacctttcattctttcttcatCCACTCTCACTGCAACATACACGTGCCTTCAGCCGAGGTTTgtttggcgcctccatcgcgcgCCCACTGTGACGTCACCTTTCGCCACTTgatcaccctctctctctctctctctctctctctctctctctctctctctctctttgtctctctctctctctctctctgtctctctatcggTTGTAGCATTATAATCATGAAGTCGTCCGTTCTTACCCTCTGCTCCacgctgctggttctgctggcCGTGCTGCGATCGggcggttgcttcgatgcgaAGCTGCCTCTCGTCGAGCGGCTGCACGATAGTTTGGACATCCTGCAGGAGGACTCGCAAGTCGAATCGCTGGCACCGGTCTCTCCGAGCTCGGAGCTGTTTGAGATCGCAAAACGTTTGGCGCAGAAGCACGAATCGCCGGTCCAGGGCCGCCATGTGTCAAGTGACGGAACCAGAACCTTTAGGCCCCATAACAACATGGACCTGCTGGAGGAAAACAGTGAAGAGTTTATGGACCTGTCGGTCGACATCGCCTACTCAGCCGTCTATCTGTTGAGAAACTATACGCGCTTCGTACGTAACGCGAACAACAAGTTTATCGTGATCTTTGAATAAATGGAACATTGGTTTGGAGCGGAGAACGTTGGAGCATAATCATCTAagcgaaaccccttttttcctttcgggCTGGCTCATCCGAATGCGATCTCGTCACGCGGTGTTTTGGAACGAACAGAAAGCTTTCTGAAGTGAAATAATGTACTGTGTAAAAAGtattggtgaaaaaaaaaaagtaaaaagtgTGTAAAAAGTGTGTAAAAGGAATTGGAGAATAAAGAGGACGATTAAAAACGAGCACTACCCCTTTTAACTTTAGCTTCGATCGAAGTGTATGAAATCATCCGTGATCTGTGTTTTCTAAGTAAACCAAGGACCTTTACCGAACCTTGCATGCCATTTTTCCGGAAACGTTCTATTTATAATAATTTATAATAATTTTCTGAAGCGCATCAAGGCGTCACAGAATCGATCAGTGATTGGACCACTCGTTCGTAAAAGGTCCTCGCTTCGAATGCGGTCGAAGACAAGgaaaggcaaagaaaaatTCATAGCAACCCATGAAAAACGACACATTCCAAACAACGTGTTAACcttcaagttttttttttatttcaataaaataCCAATTCATCCCGTTCCGTACGATCGTGGCTAGTGCTTCATGATCGATCTAACCGCCGACTTAATTTCCGGTGCCAGGAGCAGAATCCGCTTCACGTCACGGTTCTGCAGCGCCTTCTGGACGAGCTCCTCGACCGGCTTCGTGTCCACAGCGGTACCGTTGATCTTGATGACGCGCAGTTTTGGTCCGTAGTTGGCTCCATCCTTCAACGACATGAGGTCCTCCTCATGCCCGTGATGGCTATAGTACTGCAGGTCCGAGTACTCGCGATAGTAGAACTTGATGCCACCGTGCAGATCGGACAGTTTGCCCACTTCCCTGCCCAGCTTCTTCAGCAGATAGTTCGCCTTCTTGTAAATCGGTATGCGTGCGTCGAACCATTTGTTCAGCTCCTCCAGCCGGCTGTCCACCTCCTTCGGGATTTGGCCGGCACTCCCGACGGTCACAGCagcgaccatcaccaccaccaccaccaccagtacggCAACGAAATTACGCATCTTTACTCTCGATTCCTTGGTTCGCTGTTCGAAGCGTGCTGACGGTACGATGGTTCAAGAACTTATGCCTTCCAACGATCGTTTGAGCACAGAATAAAACCTTTCCCGGTCGCCGGTCATCCTGCGCACggggaaaagggagggaaacGAACGACTTTCTCCCCGAAGAAAGCACGAAACGATCACTTTGCGTGGAGTGGGGATGCACGATTGTGTCGAAGGATTCCCGATCCCGACGATCGATCAGTGCGATAAGTCAGTTTAGGTTTTACTTGGGACGAACTCCCTCTTTATTTACTTTCAGATTGTAACGTCGAGTGTAGAATGGTGGTGAAAGGTAGGAGATCTTCAGTGGCCCAAGTGCTGGTACGGGTTGGACTCGTACGCGAACTTGAACTCCTTCTCGAAACCCGACGACAGACGAGCCCGATCGGCAAAGTGCCAGCGGAACAGCGATTTTCGGGGCAGCTGCATCTCGAGTTCGGCCAGCACACGTTCACAGTAGTCCAGCTTCTTTTCCAATCGCGCGCGAGGTGGGGGCCGTTGGGGAAAGTGCACTTCGCCGTGCTTCAGCTGACCGATTCCCTTCGCGTCCAGCGATTCGACGGTGGCCGCTGCCGTCGGGTCAACAGGGACGAGGGCAGCGATCGCGACCAGCACAACGAGCGCTCCAACGGTACGGACCATCGCTGTTGATTTTCTGGTGAAGTGTGGTGAGTTCTCGTGGACAACGACGATCGACAATGGAAAGGATGCTAGAAGCTGCTGTTTTCGCGACCTGTGCCGACTGGCTCGGGGATGAATGATATGGTTAGGATGCCAAGATGCCGTCGCTTTATATGCGCCGGGTTTGTGTAGCGTTCTGCTCCCGGCCGAACTGCTTCGCTCGCCTTACCGCTGGTGTGGTTGGTGGAAATGGTGAATCGGGAATGAACACCGGATCTTTGGCAGTATAATGTTATATAGCGGGGAGTTGACGGCCAATCTATGGGCCCTGAGCATCGCAAACCGTCACTCTCAACACTTTTACTGCGATCATGGATCAGCAACTCCATTGCAATACTAAGTGAAGCTAGCGCATTTCTTAATGCAGTGCAATTTACAGATTTGTGGATCGATAGATAATGTCTACAAACATGTTAAATTCAATCCTCTGCCTTCTGTCAATTGTAATGAAAGGAATAAATAGAGCGTcgttatctctctcgctcccaaACGATCCTCACAAAAGTTCCTATGATCGACGGAGCAATTACTGTTGAAGGAACCTCTCGAACGACGATCGAATGGATCGGGGTCTGGAACAACTTTAAGGACATGAAGGACTTTAAGGTCAATTCACTTCTATCAACCAACATCCAATAACCATGATCATGATCGGTCATAATTGGTGCTTTAGTGCACATGAACAGACTTAGAGCCAAACCATTACTCGATTCATTGCAGAAGGTAATAAAAAGCCAATCAAATTGTGATACTTGCGACTGGATTTAATTTTCTGGTCGAAGCTACTTATAAactttataaattttgaatgaGGATTCTCGTCTCGATTCAGTCTTCAATTCCATCAACACGCATCACATCTCTTCGGTCACTTGTTCTGTTCGGTTGCGATTCGGATTCCCGAAAATATCTTTCGCAGGGGAAAATTGACTCCACTGGTTGGTGTCAGCTGCAGTCGCTTGTGAGCCATTCCGCAGAATATCGGCACGACTTTCACCATCCCAACCCTGTCCACCGACTCGCGTGCATTAAAACAGAACACACTCACCGGTGAGCGGTTAGTCTGGGCCGAACAATCACGAGCAGCGCGAGAAAGCTTCCTTTCGACCGATCCCAATCGAACAACGCGACCGAAGCACCGAAGACGCAGACGTTTCCAAGTGGTACGTGGCCTGCTCCCCCgtcttttatttcttttgcgTCCTCCTTCCTACATTTTCTCTTCGTCCCCTCCCGGTTTCACAATTTCAGAACAGAGATTCCAGCAGAACAAGAAAacccgatcatcatcgagatGCATCGTAGTGCTGTGTTGCTACTGACGGTTCTCTGTTTGTTCATCGGTACACAAATTGCCGGAGCGCAAACCATAGACGATCGCATGGATAAGGTAGTCAAGCTGTTTGACAACTTTAAGGACGTCGTCTATCTGAACTTTTTCCTCTACGAACTGCACACAATGCTGCAGGAGGTTAGCCCGGCGTACGGACCGGTCAAGTACTATCATAACATTCGTCCCGACTTAGACCACGATCATTTTGCAAAAGCTGCTGAATAAAATGAACCCAATCGATTTGTAGACTGCATAATCATTCTGCGTACGTTTCTGAATTATTAGTTGTAAAAAAATCTGGGAAGGAGAGTGCACAAGCACTTTGATATCACATGCAGCAGTCCCCGTGgatgcccccgggggaggggaaaggAATGGCTGTTCGTTGGAGTGAGGGTGCTCCCTGTCTCCTGTCTTCCAATCCCGAATCGTCGGCGCATATAAGCAGCATTTTGGCGTAGCTGCACTTCATTCCACTCCGATCTGTTCGGTCGTTCGTGTCCTCCTTAATTCCCTTCCTttggtaaaacaaaaaatcgttcgACTTTGCTGAACGATGCGTTGCACTCGTGCACTGTTCGTGGTGACGCTCTGCATGGCATGGGCGGCCCTGGTGTGTGCCACTCCCAAGCTGGTCGATAGCTTCTGGGGTaagatcgaatcgaagaaatTGTCGCCCGCATTTGGTGTGTCCTCGAACTCGGCTAATGCGCGCCAGGCCGTGATCGAACCGCCGACGCCAACCACAGCCAAGCCagtggtgaaggaggaggtgcAGACCCCCAAGGAGGAAGAGCTGGCTGAGGATGCTGGCGCTGAATTGAACGAAGAACCGGAGCCCATCCTTCGCGACATCCCGATCTTTGCCAGAACGATCCTGGGCGATCTGGCCAACCCGAATCTGGCGTCGATGGAAGAGCTGCGGGACTTTGATCTGCGCGACCACGAATCGTCCCTGGAGCCGGTGACCCACAAGACGCTGCCGCTGGTCAAGGAGCTTTACAGGAAGTCGAAAGAGGTGCTCCGGGTGTTCAATGAGCTGCAGTTCGAATCGAACGCGTTCGTCAAGGACGTCGAAAAGCACAACCGTAAGGGTAAAAAGAAGTATATCGGCTACTACTACTGATAAGGAAAtggcgcacaacaacaactacaataACATCCGTACCGTTTGATAATAAAAAGCACTTGAACTCATAGCTTCACTTCACTCGAATGCTTGATCCGTTGCAATC
Proteins encoded in this region:
- the LOC126577223 gene encoding uncharacterized protein LOC126577223 encodes the protein MKSSVLTLCSTLLVLLAVLRSGGCFDAKLPLVERLHDSLDILQEDSQVESLAPVSPSSELFEIAKRLAQKHESPVQGRHVSSDGTRTFRPHNNMDLLEENSEEFMDLSVDIAYSAVYLLRNYTRFVRNANNKFIVIFE